From Micromonospora rhizosphaerae, the proteins below share one genomic window:
- a CDS encoding cupin domain-containing protein has translation MQKLSLDALAREHSERAAASGSGRSAETVFGGHERMLRQTILALRRGVELSEHENPGQATVLVLRGRVELIGSAASWTGRQGDLIVVPPERHRLVAHEDAVVLLTVAKLGQ, from the coding sequence GTGCAGAAACTCAGCCTGGATGCGCTGGCCCGCGAGCATAGCGAGCGGGCGGCGGCATCCGGGTCCGGTCGCAGCGCCGAGACTGTCTTCGGCGGACATGAACGGATGCTGCGACAGACGATCCTCGCGTTGCGTCGCGGGGTCGAGCTCAGCGAGCACGAGAACCCGGGCCAGGCGACAGTGCTGGTGCTACGGGGGCGGGTCGAACTGATCGGTTCCGCGGCAAGCTGGACCGGACGCCAGGGGGACCTGATCGTCGTGCCACCGGAGCGGCACCGCCTGGTCGCCCACGAGGACGCGGTGGTGTTGCTGACAGTCGCAAAGCTCGGTCAGTGA
- a CDS encoding low temperature requirement protein A, producing MWNSSLAEPKPAGAHPKQATFLELFFDLVFVFALTRIVARAYENLAIEPGGSALSRALPGAGKTLLLLLALYALWQGTAWTTSRYDPDSTAIQVVVMVALGAGLVMGVTIPRAFTGYAEAFAFAYVIGHLTRPLVLLLALRDRQRRLLKVRMLITYCATGVLWIVGGIINGLSLIPLWILALGVEYAAGRFGWPTPRLGRSTISRWDIAGEHLAERYHQFFLIALGETILVIGLTYSTGPFDRDHTAAFAAAAFTSVLLWRIYFYRAGHILSEAITKSSNPAHLARSAANSHLVMIIGVVVTALGYEITIEDPFGHAPPTWIAPILLGPALFIAGRARFEYEVFGRVSRARVVTLIALILPYPALLPAPPLAATIVTAVVLAGAAAADARRAWNLPPEPAKPPI from the coding sequence ATGTGGAACAGTAGCCTCGCCGAACCGAAGCCCGCCGGCGCTCATCCGAAACAGGCGACGTTCCTCGAACTCTTCTTCGATTTGGTGTTCGTGTTCGCGCTGACCCGGATCGTCGCGCGGGCGTACGAGAACCTGGCCATCGAGCCGGGCGGAAGCGCGCTGTCTCGGGCGCTGCCCGGCGCCGGCAAAACCCTTCTGCTGCTGCTCGCGCTGTACGCCCTCTGGCAGGGCACCGCCTGGACGACCAGCCGCTACGACCCGGACTCGACGGCCATTCAGGTGGTGGTCATGGTGGCGCTCGGAGCCGGCCTCGTGATGGGCGTGACCATCCCGCGGGCCTTCACCGGGTACGCGGAGGCCTTCGCGTTTGCCTACGTCATCGGCCACCTCACCCGGCCGCTGGTGCTCCTGCTCGCCCTGCGGGACCGGCAACGCCGACTGCTGAAAGTCCGGATGCTCATTACCTACTGCGCCACGGGCGTACTCTGGATCGTCGGCGGGATCATCAACGGCCTGAGCCTCATCCCACTATGGATACTAGCCCTCGGAGTGGAGTACGCCGCTGGGCGCTTCGGCTGGCCGACGCCGCGGCTGGGCCGCTCCACCATCTCCCGCTGGGATATCGCGGGCGAGCACCTCGCCGAGCGGTACCACCAATTCTTCCTCATCGCCCTCGGCGAGACGATCCTGGTAATCGGCCTGACCTACAGCACCGGGCCCTTCGACCGGGACCATACGGCCGCCTTCGCCGCCGCCGCGTTCACCTCAGTGCTCCTCTGGAGAATCTACTTCTACCGCGCGGGCCACATCCTCTCTGAGGCGATCACCAAATCGAGCAACCCAGCCCACCTCGCCCGGTCAGCCGCCAACTCACACCTGGTCATGATCATCGGTGTCGTGGTCACCGCCCTCGGGTACGAGATCACGATTGAAGACCCCTTCGGCCACGCTCCGCCAACCTGGATCGCGCCCATCCTGCTCGGCCCGGCCCTATTCATCGCTGGCCGCGCCCGCTTCGAATACGAGGTGTTCGGTCGGGTCTCCCGCGCGCGCGTCGTCACGCTGATCGCGCTGATCCTGCCCTACCCGGCACTGCTACCCGCCCCACCGCTAGCCGCCACGATTGTCACCGCCGTCGTGCTTGCCGGAGCGGCGGCCGCCGACGCCCGCCGCGCGTGGAACCTGCCCCCGGAACCCGCTAAACCACCCATTTAG